The Gemmata palustris genome includes a region encoding these proteins:
- a CDS encoding thioredoxin-like domain-containing protein encodes MSDTPPPADAAPVPAPVPSAPKTKFAWQWAVALALGCGTVYLTFEAVAGRAESDPPAEPQSKKQLDVPSLKTSEAIAFRRDDKEKKDDKKEEKKKVAAPELEGGTAWLNSGGALTLKKDLKGKIVILDFWTLCCINCIHIMPDLAKLEKKYPNELVVIGVHSPKFENEKATASIRKAVLRYQIEHPVINDADHTIWNKYEVEAWPTLVVIDPEGNLVGYTSGEGNYELLDVVVSKLIDEHKKKKTLDEKPLRFDLAKFRESGDTPLFFPGKVVADEKGKRLFIADSTHHRLVVTDLQGNKIAVIGTGAPGKTDGAFDKAQFDDPQGMVVRGDTVFVADRKNHLIREVDLKAKTVTTIAGSGEQDHEIDNRRLARSVPAKQIGLNSPWDLALEGDKLYIAMAGHHQIWLLDLKEKTLTPYAGNGRETIGDGALRKAMFAQPSGLVSDGKNLFVADSEISALRKVPLDPEGKVETLVGRGLFTFGDVDGPGQVADDPLMQKTEARLQHALGVTYADGKLFVADTYNSKVKIFDLKTGELKTLVGGNPLGWFGPTTFNEPSGISYANGKLFVADTNAHRIRVVDVATKAVSTLQLKGVEPPLVPKEVKPQEPKK; translated from the coding sequence ATGAGCGACACCCCGCCGCCGGCCGACGCTGCGCCCGTTCCCGCCCCCGTACCGTCCGCACCCAAAACCAAGTTCGCGTGGCAGTGGGCCGTCGCGCTGGCGCTCGGGTGCGGCACGGTGTACCTCACGTTCGAGGCGGTGGCCGGGCGCGCGGAGTCGGACCCGCCCGCAGAGCCGCAGAGCAAGAAGCAACTGGACGTTCCCTCCCTCAAAACCTCGGAAGCGATCGCCTTCCGCCGGGACGATAAAGAGAAGAAAGACGACAAGAAGGAAGAAAAGAAGAAGGTCGCGGCCCCGGAACTCGAGGGCGGCACCGCGTGGCTGAACAGCGGCGGGGCGCTCACGCTCAAGAAGGATCTGAAGGGCAAGATCGTTATTCTCGACTTCTGGACGCTGTGCTGCATCAACTGCATTCACATCATGCCGGACCTCGCGAAGCTCGAGAAGAAGTACCCGAACGAACTGGTGGTCATCGGCGTCCACTCGCCGAAGTTCGAGAACGAAAAAGCGACCGCGAGCATCCGCAAGGCGGTCCTGCGCTACCAGATCGAGCACCCCGTCATCAACGACGCGGACCACACGATCTGGAACAAGTACGAAGTGGAAGCGTGGCCGACGCTCGTGGTCATCGACCCCGAGGGCAACCTCGTCGGGTACACGTCGGGCGAGGGCAACTACGAGTTGCTCGATGTCGTCGTTTCAAAGCTGATCGACGAGCACAAGAAGAAGAAAACGCTCGACGAGAAGCCGCTCCGGTTCGACCTCGCGAAGTTCCGTGAGAGCGGCGACACCCCGCTGTTCTTCCCCGGCAAGGTTGTGGCAGACGAGAAGGGCAAGCGGTTGTTCATCGCGGACAGCACGCACCACCGGCTCGTCGTGACCGACCTGCAGGGCAACAAGATCGCGGTGATCGGCACCGGGGCGCCGGGCAAGACCGACGGCGCGTTCGACAAGGCGCAGTTCGATGACCCGCAGGGCATGGTGGTACGAGGCGACACGGTGTTCGTGGCGGACCGCAAGAACCACCTCATTCGCGAAGTCGATCTGAAGGCGAAAACGGTCACCACGATCGCGGGTAGCGGTGAACAAGATCACGAAATTGACAACCGCCGACTCGCGCGATCCGTACCCGCGAAGCAGATCGGCCTGAACAGCCCGTGGGACTTGGCTCTGGAAGGTGACAAGCTCTACATCGCGATGGCCGGGCACCACCAAATCTGGCTGCTCGACCTGAAAGAGAAGACCCTCACCCCCTACGCCGGCAACGGGCGCGAAACGATCGGCGACGGCGCGCTGCGGAAGGCCATGTTCGCGCAGCCGAGCGGTTTGGTGAGCGACGGCAAGAACCTGTTCGTTGCGGACAGCGAAATCAGTGCTCTGCGCAAGGTGCCGCTCGATCCCGAGGGTAAAGTCGAAACGCTCGTCGGGCGCGGGCTGTTCACGTTCGGTGACGTGGACGGGCCGGGGCAAGTTGCCGACGACCCACTGATGCAGAAGACCGAGGCCCGCCTCCAGCACGCTCTCGGCGTGACCTACGCGGACGGCAAGTTGTTCGTCGCCGACACCTACAACAGCAAAGTCAAGATCTTCGATCTGAAGACTGGTGAACTAAAGACGCTCGTCGGCGGGAACCCGCTCGGCTGGTTCGGGCCGACGACGTTCAACGAACCAAGCGGCATCAGCTACGCGAACGGCAAGCTCTTCGTGGCGGACACGAACGCGCACCGCATTCGTGTCGTGGACGTGGCAACAAAGGCCGTCAGTACGCTCCAACTGAAGGGCGTCGAACCACCCCTTGTGCCAAAAGAAGTGAAGCCGCAGGAACCGAAAAAGTAG